The following proteins are co-located in the Elusimicrobiota bacterium genome:
- a CDS encoding tetratricopeptide repeat protein, translating into MRWTAIFGAALLWGGGLQAADPGRATLRRLTGEATRWRGIYGAVLAAGLKEDASAITPPEREIMGRVARSPGVAAVVYLNRYGQVRWSEDPELISLPLEEYQKRTGAVLQAAAEVMTSTAARVRQAPDAPVYEAAIPIVAEGATQGVLDLWVRRDGLFGLLSERPQPAADAPPRPAAAPSPEAGRRQAQQSYLSGMVYFEKGDYEKALKEWETARKFDPEDQDVAAGLARVRRLLGRTSASGGPIPLQAAPTFDRSETRSDDQRRSQQHYLAGIIYYDKADYAKAREEWMLASRIDPDNADAAAGLRRVDRLLTPDDSKNCVNLYQERRYDDAAAACAACLERDPDSAACGATRRLMEGRVP; encoded by the coding sequence ATGCGCTGGACCGCGATATTCGGTGCCGCTCTGCTCTGGGGCGGGGGCCTCCAGGCCGCCGACCCCGGGCGGGCGACCTTGCGCCGCTTGACCGGCGAGGCGACCCGGTGGCGGGGCATCTACGGCGCGGTGCTCGCCGCAGGCCTCAAGGAGGACGCGTCCGCCATCACTCCCCCGGAGCGCGAGATCATGGGCCGCGTGGCGCGTTCGCCCGGGGTCGCAGCCGTGGTCTACCTCAACCGCTACGGGCAGGTGCGCTGGTCCGAGGACCCGGAGCTCATCTCGCTGCCCCTGGAGGAGTACCAGAAGAGGACGGGGGCGGTACTCCAGGCGGCCGCCGAGGTCATGACCTCCACCGCCGCCCGCGTCAGGCAGGCCCCGGACGCGCCGGTCTACGAGGCCGCCATACCCATCGTCGCGGAGGGAGCCACGCAAGGCGTGCTCGACCTCTGGGTCAGGCGCGACGGACTCTTCGGGCTGCTTTCCGAGCGCCCGCAGCCTGCCGCGGACGCACCGCCGAGACCCGCTGCCGCCCCGTCTCCCGAGGCCGGCAGGCGCCAGGCCCAGCAATCCTACCTATCGGGCATGGTCTACTTCGAGAAAGGTGACTACGAAAAGGCCCTCAAGGAATGGGAGACAGCCCGCAAGTTCGACCCCGAGGACCAGGATGTGGCGGCGGGCCTGGCGCGGGTCCGCCGGCTCTTGGGCCGGACCTCGGCGTCGGGAGGACCGATCCCGCTGCAGGCAGCCCCGACCTTCGATAGGAGCGAGACTCGTTCGGATGACCAGCGCCGCTCGCAGCAGCACTATCTTGCCGGCATCATCTACTACGACAAGGCCGACTACGCCAAGGCCCGCGAAGAGTGGATGCTGGCTTCGCGCATCGATCCGGACAACGCAGACGCCGCGGCCGGCTTGCGGCGGGTCGACCGTTTGTTGACGCCGGACGACTCCAAGAATTGCGTGAACCTGTACCAGGAGCGCCGCTACGATGACGCGGCCGCGGCTTGCGCGGCTTGCCTGGAGCGCGACCCCGACAGCGCGGCCTGCGGCGCGACCAGAAGGCTCATGGAAGGGCGGGTCCCCTAG
- the mtgA gene encoding monofunctional biosynthetic peptidoglycan transglycosylase, whose protein sequence is MPGRRRGRKGSGILFKLLGAAVLMSALYVLWLPDVAPLKRSNPRTTSYIELRREAARRAGKKFTPRLTWLPWDRISEHLKHAVFIAEDDTFYRHKGVDWDSVQLALKKDWEMKRLAYGGSTITQQVARNLYLSPSKNPLRKLKELLIARRLEAELSKRRIFELYLNIAEWGKGIYGAEAAAQAYFGKSAADLTPDEAVAMAVVLPNPRRWNPAEKGRYVQRNMHRIMGRMRASGFLSEEAADISADDIRIDTATVMPVPAVVPAAVPGEPEVAKP, encoded by the coding sequence ATGCCCGGCAGAAGGCGCGGCCGCAAGGGTTCCGGCATCCTTTTCAAGCTGCTGGGCGCCGCCGTCCTCATGAGCGCCCTCTACGTCCTGTGGCTCCCCGACGTGGCCCCCCTCAAGCGCAGCAACCCCAGGACGACCTCTTACATCGAACTGCGCCGGGAGGCCGCGCGGCGGGCGGGAAAGAAGTTCACGCCCCGCCTGACCTGGCTCCCCTGGGACCGCATCTCCGAGCACTTGAAGCACGCGGTCTTCATCGCCGAGGACGACACCTTCTACAGGCACAAAGGGGTGGACTGGGACAGCGTCCAACTGGCCCTGAAGAAGGACTGGGAGATGAAGCGCTTGGCCTACGGCGGCAGCACCATCACCCAGCAGGTGGCGCGCAACCTCTACCTGTCTCCCTCCAAGAACCCTCTGCGCAAGCTCAAGGAACTGCTCATCGCCAGACGGCTGGAGGCCGAACTGAGCAAGCGGCGCATCTTCGAGCTCTACCTCAACATCGCGGAATGGGGCAAGGGCATCTATGGGGCCGAAGCCGCGGCCCAGGCTTATTTCGGCAAGTCCGCCGCGGACCTGACTCCGGACGAGGCTGTGGCCATGGCCGTGGTCCTGCCCAACCCCCGGCGCTGGAATCCGGCGGAGAAGGGCCGCTATGTCCAGCGCAATATGCACCGGATCATGGGCCGCATGCGGGCCTCGGGATTCCTGTCGGAGGAGGCTGCCGACATCTCCGCCGATGACATCCGGATCGACACCGCCACTGTGATGCCGGTCCCGGCCGTGGTCCCGGCCGCGGTGCCCGGAGAGCCGGAGGTCGCCAAGCCGTGA
- a CDS encoding Nramp family divalent metal transporter, with protein sequence MPWLRGLIVRHRPQFGALDILKYIGPGFLVTVGFIDPGNWATGLAAGAGHGYQLLWVVTAGTLLLILLQHNAAHLGIVTGLCLSESMSQHMSRRWAPILLATGVLAAAATALAELVGAAIGLNMLVGLPLRPGAALTAAGVVVLLYTNSYRRVERWIIGCVGLVGLAFIYELALVRVDWGAAARGAFLPAAPLGSGVLILALLGAVVMPHNLYLHSEIIQSRQCNLEDDAAVRQRLSLEFVDTLAAMGLGWAINCAMIILAATVFFAHGVAVTELPQAQATLAPLLGRAAGLVFALGLLFSGVASTLTAAMAGGSIFAGIFGEPYHVSDHHSRVGIALTLGGGLAAACLPSDPFKALIWSQVALSLQLPFTVIPLVVLTSSRRVMGNHSNPGVEKALLWTAALVVSLINLLLVRDALR encoded by the coding sequence ATCCCTTGGCTGCGCGGCCTCATCGTCCGGCACCGGCCCCAGTTTGGCGCCCTGGACATCCTCAAGTACATCGGACCGGGATTCCTCGTGACCGTGGGGTTCATAGACCCGGGCAATTGGGCGACCGGCCTGGCCGCAGGCGCGGGCCATGGCTATCAACTGCTCTGGGTCGTCACCGCCGGGACGCTTCTGCTCATCCTGCTGCAGCACAACGCCGCGCATCTGGGCATCGTGACCGGCCTTTGCCTCTCCGAGAGCATGAGCCAGCACATGTCGCGGCGCTGGGCCCCCATCCTGCTGGCCACCGGGGTCCTGGCCGCCGCGGCCACGGCCCTGGCCGAACTCGTCGGCGCGGCCATCGGGCTTAACATGCTGGTGGGGCTTCCCTTGAGGCCGGGGGCGGCCCTGACCGCGGCCGGCGTGGTCGTCCTGCTCTATACCAACTCTTACCGCCGAGTGGAGCGCTGGATCATCGGCTGCGTGGGCTTGGTGGGCCTCGCTTTCATCTACGAGCTGGCCTTGGTGCGGGTGGATTGGGGTGCGGCGGCGCGCGGCGCCTTCCTGCCCGCGGCACCGCTGGGGTCGGGCGTCTTGATCCTCGCCTTGCTCGGGGCCGTGGTCATGCCGCACAACCTGTATCTGCATTCGGAGATCATTCAGAGCCGGCAGTGCAATCTTGAGGATGACGCCGCGGTGCGCCAACGCTTGAGCCTCGAATTCGTGGACACCTTGGCCGCCATGGGGCTGGGCTGGGCCATCAACTGCGCCATGATCATCCTTGCGGCCACGGTATTCTTCGCGCACGGAGTCGCGGTCACGGAACTCCCCCAGGCCCAAGCCACGCTCGCCCCCTTGCTCGGGCGCGCCGCGGGCTTGGTTTTCGCGCTGGGTCTGCTCTTCTCCGGGGTCGCCTCCACTTTGACCGCGGCCATGGCCGGGGGCAGCATATTCGCGGGAATCTTCGGCGAGCCTTACCATGTCTCGGACCATCATTCGCGCGTCGGCATCGCCCTGACCTTGGGCGGAGGCCTGGCCGCGGCTTGCCTGCCGAGCGATCCCTTCAAAGCGCTCATCTGGAGCCAAGTGGCGCTGAGCCTCCAGCTCCCTTTCACCGTCATCCCGCTCGTGGTGCTGACCTCCTCGCGCCGGGTCATGGGGAATCACTCCAACCCGGGCGTGGAGAAAGCCCTGCTCTGGACTGCCGCCCTGGTGGTCTCGCTCATCAATCTGCTCCTCGTCCGGGACGCCCTGCGTTGA